From one Streptomyces sp. Q6 genomic stretch:
- the uraH gene encoding hydroxyisourate hydrolase, producing MSTETTASVSTHILDTSIGRPAEGVAISLAARAGSGAAWASLGGSATDADGRCKDLPALPEGTTHVRLDFETEAYFDTQQADAQQDAPANRDSGTTGAFFPEVAITFAVTPGEHYHVPLLLNPFGYSVYRGS from the coding sequence ATGAGCACCGAGACCACAGCGTCGGTGTCCACGCACATCCTGGACACCAGCATCGGACGCCCCGCCGAGGGCGTCGCCATCTCCCTTGCGGCGCGCGCCGGTTCGGGCGCCGCGTGGGCCTCGCTCGGCGGCAGCGCCACCGACGCCGACGGGCGCTGCAAGGACCTTCCGGCGCTGCCGGAAGGAACCACCCACGTACGCCTCGACTTCGAGACCGAGGCGTACTTCGACACCCAGCAAGCCGATGCGCAGCAGGACGCCCCCGCGAATCGGGACAGCGGCACGACCGGAGCGTTCTTCCCGGAGGTGGCGATCACGTTCGCCGTCACGCCGGGCGAGCACTACCACGTACCGCTGCTGCTCAACCCGTTCGGCTACTCCGTTTACCGAGGGAGCTAG
- the pucL gene encoding factor-independent urate hydroxylase — MPTILGQNQYGKAENRVVKITRDGDTHHIKDLNVSVALSGDLDDVHLTGSNANCLPTDTTKNTCFAFAKEHGIESAEAYGIALARHFVDSQPSIHRARIRIEEYSWERIAGSDAGSNFIGADEVKHSFVRKGQETRLAQITYSAEGAEGAKFEVLSGLKDLTVMNTTNSEFWGFIKDKYTTLQEDYDRILATSLSTWWRHSWTGETEEGGARPPQWNKSYEQAKKHILQAFVETYSLSLQQTLFQMGSRVINNRSEIDEIRFSAPNKHHFRQDLSAFGLENEAKDGAVYWAADRPYGLIEATILRDGAEQRIPVDMTNL; from the coding sequence ATGCCCACGATCCTGGGACAGAACCAGTACGGCAAGGCGGAGAACCGCGTTGTCAAGATCACGCGGGACGGCGACACCCACCACATCAAGGACCTGAACGTCTCGGTCGCCCTCAGCGGTGACCTCGACGACGTCCACCTCACCGGGTCGAACGCCAACTGCCTGCCGACCGACACCACCAAGAACACCTGCTTCGCCTTCGCCAAGGAGCACGGCATCGAGTCGGCCGAGGCCTACGGCATCGCGCTCGCCCGGCACTTCGTCGACAGCCAGCCGTCCATCCACCGGGCGCGCATCCGCATCGAGGAGTACAGCTGGGAGCGGATCGCCGGATCCGACGCCGGCTCCAACTTCATCGGCGCCGACGAGGTCAAGCACTCCTTCGTCCGCAAGGGGCAGGAGACGCGTCTGGCGCAGATCACGTACTCCGCCGAAGGCGCGGAGGGGGCGAAGTTCGAAGTCCTGTCCGGGCTCAAGGACTTGACCGTGATGAACACCACGAACTCCGAGTTCTGGGGCTTCATCAAGGACAAGTACACGACGCTCCAGGAGGACTACGACCGCATCCTCGCCACGTCGCTCTCCACGTGGTGGCGGCACAGCTGGACCGGCGAGACCGAAGAGGGCGGCGCGCGCCCGCCGCAGTGGAACAAGTCGTACGAGCAGGCCAAGAAGCACATCCTCCAGGCCTTCGTGGAGACGTACTCGCTGTCGCTCCAGCAGACCCTGTTCCAGATGGGCTCGCGCGTCATCAACAACCGCAGCGAGATCGACGAGATCCGCTTCTCCGCGCCGAACAAGCACCACTTCCGCCAGGACCTGTCGGCGTTCGGCCTGGAGAACGAGGCCAAGGACGGTGCCGTGTACTGGGCCGCCGACCGCCCCTACGGCCTGATCGAGGCCACCATCCTGCGGGACGGCGCCGAGCAGCGCATCCCGGTCGACATGACCAACCTCTGA
- a CDS encoding nucleobase:cation symporter-2 family protein, translated as MAVPAKGPAEAEGPCSDSSDPAGSTSRQVHPVDEKLHASRLVPAALQHIAAMYAGVVTPPLIIGQAVRLDTAGQTRLIAASLLIAGVATLLQTLGVKGFVGNRLPFVNAASSAGIAPMLAIAETNARGDQLPAIYGAVMVAGVFCLAIGPFFGRLLRFFPPLVTGVVITLIGVTLMPVPVGWAQGGDKTSTDYGDMRFLALAGFTLVVILLMQRFGRGFVKQVALLFGLLIGTLAAIPFGMADFSSLRSAPVAALPTPFAFGAPEFQPAAIISLCLVMLVLMTESSAGMLAIGEICERDCDGRTITRGLRTDGIATFLGPVFGGFPTSAFAQNVGVVSLTKVRSRYVVAVAGATLIVLGAFPVLGAVVSMVPMPVLGGAGIVLFGSIAVSGIRTLSEAGLDDSSNIILVAVSLGAGIIPLAAPTFYADFPAWAQTVLGSGISAGALVAVSLNLFFHHLGTRGSAGAAAALKSS; from the coding sequence ATGGCAGTGCCAGCAAAGGGGCCGGCTGAAGCCGAGGGCCCGTGTTCTGACTCTTCTGACCCGGCGGGGAGCACCTCGCGACAGGTGCACCCGGTGGACGAAAAGCTCCACGCATCGCGGCTCGTCCCCGCCGCACTCCAGCACATCGCCGCCATGTACGCCGGCGTCGTCACCCCTCCGCTCATCATCGGCCAGGCCGTCCGCCTCGACACCGCGGGCCAGACCCGGCTGATCGCCGCCTCGCTGCTCATCGCGGGCGTGGCCACCCTGCTCCAGACGCTCGGCGTGAAGGGCTTCGTCGGCAACCGGCTGCCCTTCGTGAACGCCGCGTCCTCGGCGGGCATCGCGCCGATGCTCGCCATCGCCGAGACGAACGCGCGCGGCGACCAACTCCCCGCCATCTACGGGGCGGTGATGGTCGCGGGCGTCTTCTGCCTCGCCATCGGCCCCTTCTTCGGACGGCTGCTGAGGTTCTTCCCGCCGCTCGTCACCGGTGTCGTCATCACCCTCATCGGAGTGACGCTGATGCCCGTGCCGGTCGGCTGGGCGCAGGGCGGTGACAAGACGTCCACCGACTACGGCGACATGCGCTTCCTCGCGCTCGCCGGGTTCACCCTCGTCGTCATCCTCCTGATGCAGCGCTTCGGGCGCGGCTTCGTCAAGCAAGTCGCCCTGCTCTTCGGCCTGTTGATCGGCACGCTGGCCGCGATCCCGTTCGGCATGGCCGACTTCTCGTCGCTGAGGTCCGCGCCGGTGGCCGCGCTCCCGACGCCGTTCGCCTTCGGCGCACCGGAGTTCCAGCCCGCCGCGATCATCTCGCTCTGCCTCGTCATGCTCGTCCTGATGACCGAGTCGAGCGCCGGCATGCTGGCCATCGGGGAGATCTGCGAGCGCGACTGCGACGGCCGGACCATCACCCGCGGCCTGCGCACCGACGGCATCGCCACCTTCCTCGGCCCGGTCTTCGGCGGCTTCCCGACCTCCGCCTTCGCGCAGAACGTCGGCGTCGTCTCGCTCACCAAGGTACGCAGCCGGTACGTCGTCGCCGTCGCGGGCGCCACCCTGATCGTCCTCGGCGCGTTCCCGGTGCTCGGCGCGGTCGTCTCCATGGTGCCGATGCCGGTCCTGGGCGGCGCGGGCATCGTCCTGTTCGGCTCGATCGCGGTGAGCGGTATCCGTACGCTCTCCGAGGCCGGCCTCGACGACAGCTCCAACATCATCCTGGTGGCCGTGTCGCTCGGCGCGGGGATCATCCCGCTCGCCGCGCCCACCTTCTACGCCGACTTCCCCGCCTGGGCGCAGACCGTGCTCGGCTCCGGCATCAGCGCCGGCGCGCTCGTCGCCGTATCGCTGAACCTGTTCTTCCACCATCTCGGCACCCGTGGCAGCGCCGGCGCCGCCGCGGCACTCAAATCCTCCTAG
- a CDS encoding 8-oxoguanine deaminase, with translation MAPSTASSTASPAARIVIENVAIATVDTHDTEYASGHIVVADNTIESIGAGKAPEGLENVVRRIDGTGHLATPGLVNTHHHFYQWITRGLATDHNLFNWLVALYPTWARIDERMTYAAAQGSLAMMVRGGVTTAMDHHYVFPQGSGDLSGSIIRAASEMGVRFTLARGSMDRSEKDGGLPPDFAVETLEGALAATEETVKKHHDASFGAMTQIAVAPCSPFSVSTELLKQGAELARRLGVRLHTHGSETVEEEKFCHELFGMGPTDYFESTGWLGEDVWMAHSVHMNDSDIAAFGRTKTGVAHCPSSNARLAAGIARVPDMLAAGVPVGLGVDGTASNESGELHTELRNALLINRLGAHREAALNARQALRLGTYGGAQVLGRAGEIGSLEAGKLADLVLWKLDTLAHSSIADPVTALVFGAAAPVTLSLVNGKPVVENSRLLHVDEDAIARSTRDEAQRLARIAAQD, from the coding sequence ATGGCACCTTCTACGGCTAGTTCCACGGCTTCTCCGGCAGCCCGCATCGTCATCGAGAACGTCGCCATCGCGACCGTCGACACGCACGACACCGAGTACGCCTCGGGACACATCGTCGTCGCCGACAACACCATCGAGTCCATCGGGGCGGGCAAGGCCCCCGAAGGACTCGAGAACGTCGTACGCCGTATCGACGGCACCGGACACCTCGCCACACCCGGCCTGGTCAACACGCACCACCACTTCTACCAGTGGATCACCCGCGGCCTCGCCACGGACCACAACCTGTTCAACTGGCTGGTGGCGCTGTACCCGACCTGGGCGCGCATCGACGAGCGGATGACGTACGCGGCGGCGCAGGGCTCGCTCGCGATGATGGTCCGCGGCGGCGTCACCACCGCCATGGACCACCACTACGTGTTCCCGCAGGGGTCGGGCGACCTGTCCGGGTCGATCATCCGCGCCGCCTCCGAGATGGGCGTGCGCTTCACCCTGGCCCGCGGCTCCATGGACCGCAGCGAGAAGGACGGCGGACTGCCCCCGGACTTCGCCGTCGAGACCCTCGAAGGCGCCCTCGCCGCGACCGAGGAGACCGTCAAGAAGCACCACGACGCCTCCTTCGGCGCGATGACGCAGATCGCCGTCGCGCCGTGCTCCCCCTTCTCCGTCTCCACCGAACTCCTCAAGCAGGGGGCCGAGTTGGCCCGCCGCCTCGGTGTGCGCCTGCACACCCACGGCAGCGAGACGGTCGAGGAGGAGAAGTTCTGCCACGAACTGTTCGGCATGGGCCCGACCGACTACTTCGAGTCGACGGGCTGGCTCGGCGAGGACGTGTGGATGGCGCACAGCGTCCACATGAACGACTCCGACATCGCCGCGTTCGGCCGGACGAAGACGGGTGTGGCCCACTGCCCGTCCTCCAACGCCCGTCTCGCGGCGGGCATCGCCCGCGTCCCCGACATGCTCGCCGCCGGTGTCCCGGTCGGCCTCGGCGTCGACGGCACCGCCTCCAACGAGTCGGGCGAACTCCACACCGAGCTGCGCAACGCGCTCCTCATCAACCGCCTCGGCGCCCACCGCGAAGCCGCCCTGAACGCCCGTCAGGCGCTGCGCCTCGGGACGTACGGCGGCGCCCAGGTCCTGGGCCGCGCGGGCGAGATCGGTTCCCTGGAGGCCGGCAAGCTCGCCGACCTCGTCCTGTGGAAGCTGGACACGCTGGCCCACTCGTCCATCGCCGACCCGGTGACCGCGCTCGTCTTCGGCGCGGCCGCACCGGTCACCCTCTCCCTCGTCAACGGCAAGCCGGTGGTGGAGAACAGCCGCCTCCTGCACGTCGACGAGGACGCCATCGCCCGCTCCACGCGGGACGAGGCGCAGCGCCTCGCGCGGATCGCCGCGCAGGACTGA
- a CDS encoding nucleobase:cation symporter-2 family protein has protein sequence MATTGLQHVAAMYAGVVAPPLIVGAAIGLSAKELTFLTGACLFTAGLATFLQTLGVWKIGARLPFVNGVTFAGVAPMLAVVGSTKDKDDALPIIFGAVIVAGVLGFIAAPFFSKLVRFFPPVVTGTVITLIGVSLLPVAFGWAQGPNTQAPDYGSMKNLALAGLTLVIVLLIRRFTSGFVKQIAVLLGLVVGTVVAIPFGVTDFSPIGEADIVGFPTPFHFGAPQFAGAAIVSMIVVMVVSMTESTADMLALGEIVDRPADEKTIAAGLRADTLGSAISPLFNGFMCSAFAQNIGLVAMTKIRSRFVVAAGGGFLVLMGLCPMAASLIAVVPRPVLGGAGVVLFGSVAASGIQTLVKANLEKDNNVLIVAVSLAVGLIPIAAPEFYHAFPERAKIILDSGISTGCVAAVVLNLLFNHIGRTKEADDVTSPMESGDAIAEQRVGSTAAGVH, from the coding sequence ATGGCGACGACGGGCCTCCAGCACGTCGCGGCGATGTACGCGGGTGTGGTCGCGCCCCCGCTCATCGTCGGCGCCGCGATCGGTCTGAGCGCCAAGGAACTGACGTTCCTCACCGGCGCCTGCCTGTTCACGGCCGGCCTCGCGACCTTCCTCCAGACTCTCGGCGTCTGGAAGATCGGCGCCCGGCTGCCCTTCGTGAACGGCGTGACGTTCGCGGGCGTCGCCCCGATGCTCGCCGTCGTCGGCTCGACGAAGGACAAGGACGACGCGCTGCCGATCATCTTCGGCGCCGTGATCGTCGCGGGTGTGCTCGGCTTCATCGCCGCACCCTTCTTCTCGAAACTGGTCCGCTTCTTCCCGCCGGTGGTCACCGGCACGGTCATCACCCTGATCGGTGTCTCGCTGCTGCCGGTGGCGTTCGGCTGGGCGCAGGGCCCCAACACCCAGGCGCCGGACTACGGTTCGATGAAGAACCTCGCGCTCGCCGGCCTCACCCTCGTCATCGTGCTGCTGATACGCCGCTTCACCTCGGGCTTCGTCAAGCAGATCGCCGTCCTGCTCGGCCTGGTCGTCGGTACGGTCGTCGCGATCCCGTTCGGTGTCACGGACTTCTCGCCGATCGGTGAGGCGGACATCGTCGGCTTCCCGACGCCGTTCCACTTCGGCGCCCCGCAGTTCGCGGGCGCGGCCATCGTCTCGATGATCGTCGTCATGGTCGTCTCGATGACCGAGTCGACGGCCGACATGCTCGCGCTCGGCGAGATCGTCGACCGCCCCGCCGACGAGAAGACCATCGCGGCCGGACTGCGCGCCGACACCCTCGGCTCGGCGATCAGCCCGCTGTTCAACGGCTTCATGTGCAGCGCGTTCGCCCAGAACATCGGGCTCGTCGCGATGACGAAGATCCGCAGCCGCTTCGTCGTGGCGGCCGGCGGCGGGTTCCTCGTCCTGATGGGCCTGTGCCCGATGGCGGCCTCGCTGATCGCGGTCGTGCCGCGCCCGGTGCTCGGCGGCGCGGGCGTGGTGCTCTTCGGCTCGGTCGCTGCCAGCGGCATCCAGACCCTGGTCAAGGCGAACCTGGAGAAGGACAACAACGTCCTGATCGTGGCCGTGTCGCTCGCCGTCGGCCTGATCCCGATCGCGGCGCCGGAGTTCTACCACGCGTTCCCGGAGCGCGCGAAGATCATCCTCGACTCGGGCATCTCCACCGGTTGTGTGGCGGCGGTCGTCCTGAACCTGCTGTTCAACCACATCGGCCGCACGAAGGAAGCCGACGACGTCACCTCTCCCATGGAGTCGGGCGACGCCATCGCGGAACAGCGGGTGGGATCGACCGCCGCCGGCGTGCACTGA
- a CDS encoding CatB-related O-acetyltransferase — MSATPATLPDPTVLHPMPGQERVVLLKPLITSELIEVGEFSYYDDPDAATEFETRNVLYHYGPEKLRIGRFCAFGTGVRFLMNGANHRMDGASTFPFPIMGGSWAEHFDLITGLPSRGDTVVGHDVWFGNGVTVMPGVTVGHGAVVATGTVLTEDVPPYAIVGGNPSRVIRHRFDPPVVDRLVELAWWDWPLETITEHLRSIMAGSVEELERVRPAGA; from the coding sequence ATGTCTGCCACCCCCGCCACCCTGCCCGACCCGACCGTGCTGCACCCCATGCCCGGCCAGGAGCGGGTCGTGCTCCTCAAGCCGCTGATCACCTCGGAGCTCATCGAGGTGGGCGAGTTCTCGTACTACGACGATCCGGACGCGGCCACCGAGTTCGAGACCCGCAACGTCCTGTACCACTACGGCCCCGAGAAGCTCCGCATCGGCCGCTTCTGCGCGTTCGGCACCGGCGTCCGCTTCCTCATGAACGGCGCCAACCACCGGATGGACGGCGCGTCCACGTTCCCGTTCCCCATCATGGGCGGCTCCTGGGCGGAGCACTTCGACCTGATCACGGGGCTGCCGTCGCGGGGCGACACGGTCGTCGGCCACGACGTCTGGTTCGGCAACGGGGTCACGGTCATGCCGGGCGTCACCGTCGGCCACGGCGCGGTGGTGGCCACCGGCACCGTCCTCACCGAGGACGTCCCGCCCTACGCGATCGTGGGCGGCAACCCGTCCCGCGTGATCCGCCACCGCTTCGACCCGCCCGTCGTCGACCGCCTCGTCGAACTGGCCTGGTGGGACTGGCCGTTGGAGACCATCACCGAGCACCTGCGGTCGATCATGGCGGGGTCGGTGGAGGAGCTGGAGCGCGTACGGCCCGCGGGGGCCTGA
- a CDS encoding alpha-N-acetylglucosaminidase codes for MPLARRTFLTAVAGSAVVSCGAGGAPGRRDDAVPDPAGTSVASADAARRLLGDRADQLRFRTLSGPRDSFRVDGRPGAIRIAGTSPAVQLAGLRQYLMRVTHANISWAGEQLNLPATLPAPPHPLIGRANVPHRFVLNDTNDGYTGAYHDWAYWERELDVLALHGFNEVLVHVGADALYHRVLSRFGYGDEELRSWIPLPAHQPWWLLQNMAGPAGGPVPSGLLAARARLGRRIADRVRELGMEPVLPGYHGTVPPGFAARNSGAHVVKQGDWYGYRRPDWLDPRGSHFAEVAAVFYRAQEEMFGPARMFRMDLLHEGGDPGDVPVGDAARGVEKALRTAHPDALWVILGWRRNPPKALVDAVDRSRMLVVDGLSDRFPTVTDREADWDGTPYAFGSIGNFGGHTALGANTPDWAGLYPRWRTKPGSALRGTALLPEAADNNPAAFELFSELAWQEGALDLTSWFTDWSVARYGAHDRHAVAAWDVLRRTAYGTTRADSWAEGADGLFGARPSLTARSAATWSPKRLRYDGSEFEKALGHLLSVRGELRNSSAYRTDLLDVARQCLSNRSRALLPRIKGAYDAGDAAGLDRLTRDWLALMDLLDRLLRTDPRHLLGSWVAQARAWGAGDAERERLAYDQLSLVTVWGTRAGAEAGLHDYANREWAGLVGGLYRRRWETYFRELRAALDAGRAPHVPDWFALEEAWIRHPGTLPVRASGDTYTVAAEVRDRLHRGPGAG; via the coding sequence ATGCCCCTGGCTCGTCGCACATTCCTGACCGCGGTCGCCGGGTCGGCCGTGGTGTCCTGCGGCGCCGGTGGCGCCCCCGGCCGGAGGGACGACGCCGTGCCGGACCCTGCAGGCACCTCCGTCGCCTCGGCCGACGCGGCGCGCCGCCTGCTGGGCGACCGGGCCGACCAGCTGCGCTTCCGTACGCTGTCCGGTCCGCGCGACAGCTTCCGCGTCGACGGGCGGCCCGGCGCGATCCGTATCGCGGGGACGTCTCCGGCGGTCCAACTCGCCGGACTCCGCCAGTACTTGATGCGGGTCACGCACGCGAACATCTCCTGGGCCGGTGAGCAGCTGAACCTCCCGGCCACCCTGCCCGCACCGCCGCACCCGCTCATCGGCCGGGCGAACGTCCCGCACCGCTTCGTCCTGAACGACACCAACGACGGCTACACCGGCGCGTACCACGACTGGGCGTACTGGGAGCGCGAGCTGGACGTGCTCGCGCTGCACGGCTTCAACGAGGTGCTCGTGCACGTCGGCGCCGACGCGCTGTACCACCGGGTCCTGAGCCGATTCGGTTACGGGGACGAGGAGTTGCGGTCGTGGATCCCGCTTCCCGCGCATCAGCCGTGGTGGCTGCTCCAGAACATGGCGGGCCCGGCGGGCGGCCCGGTGCCGTCCGGCCTGCTCGCGGCGCGGGCCCGCCTGGGGCGTCGGATCGCGGACCGCGTACGAGAGTTGGGGATGGAGCCGGTGCTGCCCGGCTACCACGGGACGGTGCCGCCGGGCTTCGCCGCGCGCAACTCCGGCGCCCACGTGGTGAAGCAGGGCGACTGGTACGGGTACCGGCGACCGGACTGGCTCGACCCTCGTGGCTCGCACTTCGCGGAGGTCGCGGCGGTGTTCTACCGCGCGCAGGAGGAGATGTTCGGCCCGGCCCGGATGTTCCGGATGGACCTGCTGCACGAGGGCGGCGACCCGGGTGACGTACCGGTCGGCGACGCGGCGCGCGGTGTGGAGAAGGCGCTGCGCACCGCGCATCCGGACGCGCTCTGGGTGATCCTCGGCTGGCGCCGCAACCCGCCGAAGGCGCTCGTGGACGCCGTCGACCGGAGCCGGATGCTCGTCGTCGACGGCCTCTCGGACCGCTTCCCCACGGTGACGGACCGGGAGGCGGACTGGGACGGCACCCCGTACGCGTTCGGCTCCATCGGGAACTTCGGCGGCCACACGGCGCTCGGCGCGAACACCCCCGACTGGGCCGGGCTCTACCCCCGGTGGCGTACGAAGCCGGGCAGCGCCCTGCGCGGTACAGCGCTGCTCCCCGAGGCGGCCGACAACAACCCGGCCGCGTTCGAGCTGTTCTCCGAACTCGCTTGGCAGGAGGGCGCGTTGGATCTGACGAGCTGGTTCACGGACTGGTCCGTCGCACGGTACGGGGCCCACGACCGGCACGCCGTGGCCGCGTGGGACGTACTGCGGCGCACCGCGTACGGCACGACGCGGGCGGACTCCTGGGCGGAGGGCGCGGACGGCCTGTTCGGCGCCCGCCCTTCGCTGACCGCCCGCTCGGCCGCGACCTGGTCACCGAAGCGACTGCGGTACGACGGGAGCGAGTTCGAGAAGGCGCTCGGCCATCTCCTTTCGGTGCGCGGGGAGCTGCGGAACTCCTCCGCGTACCGCACGGACCTGCTCGACGTGGCCCGCCAGTGCCTCTCGAACCGCAGCCGGGCGCTCCTCCCCCGGATCAAGGGGGCGTACGACGCCGGGGACGCAGCCGGTCTCGACCGGCTGACCCGCGACTGGCTCGCCCTGATGGACCTCCTCGACCGGCTGCTGCGCACCGATCCCCGTCATCTGCTGGGGAGTTGGGTCGCGCAGGCGCGGGCCTGGGGTGCCGGTGACGCGGAGCGAGAGCGGCTCGCGTACGACCAGTTGTCCCTGGTGACGGTGTGGGGGACGCGGGCGGGCGCCGAGGCCGGGTTGCACGACTACGCGAACCGGGAGTGGGCGGGGCTCGTCGGCGGGCTGTACCGCAGGCGTTGGGAGACGTACTTCAGGGAGTTGCGTGCCGCGCTCGACGCGGGGCGCGCCCCGCATGTCCCGGACTGGTTCGCGCTGGAGGAGGCGTGGATCCGCCACCCAGGGACGCTGCCGGTCCGCGCGAGCGGCGACACGTACACCGTGGCCGCCGAGGTGCGCGACCGGCTGCACCGGGGGCCGGGCGCCGGTTGA
- a CDS encoding AraC family transcriptional regulator, giving the protein MTTVTEPSRTDLARQLAIRTAAGASQVPTRLVEPPAALRPWISDVGVTVPTAEGPRSAAHMPDAAVRLVLRTRPGGGSDVMVVGPRTRAVYSTGKRLPLCLDLRIRPGAARPLLGVPAREVVGRTVPLAELPGPLTGGMSRALGDLGGDATEDEVLAALARLLPGAFASPAPVDRSRGALLRAAVDALSAHPDRPRRATVTEVARELAVSERQLRNLFTDGIGVSPKHFARIERARQLLAGAVEREPAQVPWAGLAQATGYYDQSHMAAEFRALFGVAPTAFVSGRLPAATPCTAGSALDATSRAVNGS; this is encoded by the coding sequence GTGACCACGGTGACCGAGCCTTCCCGTACCGATCTCGCACGGCAGTTGGCGATCAGGACAGCGGCCGGGGCCTCCCAGGTGCCGACGCGTCTGGTCGAGCCGCCCGCCGCGCTGCGCCCGTGGATCAGTGACGTCGGGGTCACGGTGCCCACCGCGGAGGGGCCGCGTTCCGCGGCGCACATGCCGGACGCGGCGGTGCGGCTTGTGCTGCGCACGCGGCCGGGCGGCGGGAGCGACGTGATGGTGGTCGGGCCGCGGACCCGGGCCGTGTACAGCACCGGCAAGCGGCTGCCGCTCTGTCTGGACCTGCGGATCAGGCCCGGCGCCGCGCGGCCGCTGCTCGGGGTGCCGGCCCGTGAGGTCGTCGGCCGGACCGTGCCGCTCGCCGAGCTGCCGGGCCCGCTGACGGGCGGGATGTCCCGCGCGCTGGGTGACCTGGGAGGCGACGCGACGGAGGACGAGGTGCTCGCGGCGCTGGCGCGGCTGCTGCCCGGCGCGTTCGCGTCGCCCGCCCCGGTGGACCGCTCGCGCGGGGCACTGCTGCGTGCGGCGGTGGACGCCCTGTCGGCGCACCCGGACCGTCCGCGCCGGGCGACGGTCACCGAGGTGGCGCGTGAACTGGCGGTCAGCGAGCGTCAGTTGCGGAACCTGTTCACGGACGGCATCGGCGTCTCCCCCAAGCATTTCGCCCGGATCGAGCGGGCCAGGCAGCTGCTCGCGGGGGCCGTCGAGCGGGAGCCGGCGCAGGTGCCGTGGGCGGGCCTGGCCCAGGCCACCGGGTACTACGACCAGTCGCACATGGCGGCCGAGTTCCGCGCCCTGTTCGGCGTGGCCCCGACGGCGTTCGTCAGCGGCCGTCTGCCCGCGGCCACCCCGTGCACGGCGGGATCCGCACTCGACGCGACGTCCCGAGCGGTGAACGGTTCCTGA
- a CDS encoding SDR family oxidoreductase: MILITGATGTIGSEVVRLLAARGVPHRAMTRDPARATFGPGTEVVRGDYDDPGSLTAAVTGVDAVFLVNAPGTAAPGVHDKALLAAAEAAGVRRAVKLSAIGTGDPRSGSFSGWHAPGEQALRDGPPEWTVLRPTMFASNFLWWASYIKESRPVPDQYGGGRQSVIDPVDIAAVAVEALLGDGHHGRTYTLTGPEPLSVAEMTAIVGKVIGRDLTVRDLTRAESREFLVASGIPEEFADGVLEGLDFVRTGGNTTATDDVEQILGRAPRAFEDWARDHRDAFA; encoded by the coding sequence ATGATCCTCATCACCGGTGCCACGGGCACCATCGGCAGTGAAGTCGTCCGCCTCCTCGCCGCGCGCGGCGTCCCGCACCGGGCCATGACCCGCGATCCGGCACGCGCCACGTTCGGACCCGGCACGGAGGTGGTGCGCGGCGACTACGACGACCCCGGCTCGCTCACGGCGGCTGTCACCGGCGTCGACGCCGTCTTCCTGGTCAACGCGCCGGGCACCGCCGCGCCCGGCGTCCACGACAAGGCGCTCCTCGCGGCCGCCGAAGCGGCGGGTGTGCGCCGCGCGGTGAAGCTCTCGGCCATCGGCACCGGTGACCCGCGCTCCGGCAGCTTCAGCGGCTGGCACGCCCCCGGCGAGCAGGCCCTGCGCGACGGTCCGCCGGAGTGGACGGTGCTCCGCCCGACCATGTTCGCGTCGAACTTCCTGTGGTGGGCGTCGTACATCAAGGAGTCCCGCCCGGTGCCCGACCAGTACGGCGGCGGGCGGCAGAGCGTGATCGACCCCGTGGACATCGCCGCCGTCGCCGTCGAGGCGCTCCTCGGGGACGGCCACCACGGCCGCACGTACACGCTGACCGGGCCGGAACCGCTGTCTGTGGCGGAGATGACGGCGATCGTCGGGAAGGTGATCGGCCGCGACCTCACGGTGCGCGACCTGACCCGCGCGGAGTCACGGGAGTTCCTCGTCGCGAGCGGCATCCCGGAGGAGTTCGCGGACGGTGTCCTGGAGGGTCTCGACTTCGTACGGACGGGCGGGAACACGACCGCCACGGACGACGTCGAACAGATCCTCGGCCGCGCGCCGCGCGCCTTCGAGGACTGGGCCCGCGACCACCGCGACGCGTTCGCCTGA
- a CDS encoding thioesterase family protein, producing the protein MEEPFSVRIEVRGYETDTQGHLNQAVYLQYAEHARWSILRRGGIEQQDLLARGVGPVALETNIRYLRELRAGDEMDVECVFEWSEGKVFRIRQTIRKTDGTVSAEVTAVGGLLDLSERKLLKDPREVFEELASDPSVFGL; encoded by the coding sequence GTGGAAGAGCCGTTCTCCGTGCGGATAGAGGTCCGCGGATACGAGACCGACACGCAGGGGCACCTCAACCAGGCGGTGTATCTCCAGTACGCCGAGCACGCCCGCTGGTCGATCCTGCGGCGCGGCGGCATCGAGCAGCAGGACCTCCTCGCCCGAGGCGTGGGGCCGGTCGCCCTGGAGACGAACATCCGCTACCTGCGGGAGCTGCGCGCCGGTGACGAGATGGACGTGGAGTGCGTCTTCGAGTGGAGCGAGGGGAAGGTGTTCCGCATCCGGCAGACGATCCGCAAGACCGACGGCACGGTGTCGGCCGAAGTGACCGCCGTGGGCGGCCTGTTGGACCTGAGCGAGCGCAAGCTCCTCAAGGACCCCAGGGAGGTCTTCGAGGAGCTGGCGTCGGACCCGTCCGTCTTCGGCCTCTAG